AAAAAGGAAGTAGCAACTCCTTCGCTTTCCACAGTTTCCGTTTTGTACGGAGGAGCGCCGAGTAATTTTGAAAACAATTCGTTCGATTCCTTTAGATTTTTTACTGCAATCCCGATGTGTTCTATTTTATTCATTTGCCGAATCTTTGATTTCAAAAATAAAGATTTTAGACAAACTGATTTTTGATGCCTGATTAACATGAATAATACTATTTTTGTAGACATGGAAACAAACAGACAGAAAAAAATCGCAGGAGTTATTCAGAGAGACCTGGTTGATATCCTTCAGGGTGCTGCAAGAGATGGAATGAAAGGAGTCGTGATTTCAGTAACCAAGGTTCATGTGACGACAGATTTAGGGCAGGCCAAGGCCTATTTAAGCATTTTTCCATCGGATAAAAAGGATGAAATCATGAAAGGGATCGTTGCCAATACAGGAATGATCAGGCATGCATTGGCGGTGAGAACAAAGAATCAATTGAGGAGAATGCCGGAGCTGTTATTTTTTGTTGATGATTCACTGGATTATATTGAAGACATTGATCAGGCGCTAAAGGGAGAAGACGATCCTATAAAAAATGTTGATTCTTCAATACAAAAGAAAAAGAGATAGCTTGAATTTCCCTTTGTACATAGCAAAACGTTACTTAAGGTCTAAAAGCAGTAACAATGCGATCAATATTATTACACTTATTGCCACATTAGGGGTGATCGTCAGCGCTATTGCATTATTTATTGTCTTATCGGTTTTTTCGGGGCTTAAGGATTTTAGCCTGAGCTTTATCCGTACCGCTGATCCGGACCTGAAAATTACTTCTGTAGAAGGGAAATCGTTTTATTTTGACCAGGATCTTGAAAAAAAGCTGATGCAGGATAAAATCAAGGCGTACTCCAAGGTGATTGAAGAACGTGTTTTTCTGAGCTATGGGGAAAAATCTCATATTGCCAGCATCAAAGGAGTTGATTCAAATTACCTTGGCGTGAACCGACTCGATACAGCTGTCTATTTTGGGAACTGGGTCAATTACGACGCTAAATATACGGTAGTTGTGGGCAGTGCGATTTCTTCAGCCTTGTCTATAGGGACTTATGATTTTCTGGACTATTTAAAGATTTATGTCCCAAAACCAGGCAAAGGATATATCACAAATCCAAAAACGGCATTTAGTCAGGTTGCGGCTCAGACCATAGGGATTTACAGGCTTACCGATGATATTGATAAAAAATTTGTGTACAGTAATTTGGAGCTGGCACAGGATCTGCTGAATTATGAAAATAATCAGGTATCGGCCATAGAAATCAAAGTGGCTGACGGATTTGATGCAAGGAAGGTTCAAAATGAATTGCAGGAAACTCTGGGAAGCGATTTTAAGATCAGGACCAGGCAGCAGCTGAATTCCGTATTTTATAAAATGCTCAATACTGAGAACCTGGTTTCATATCTTGTATTTACACTTATTCTTATCATAGCTCTTTTTAATGTGATCGGGGCCATTGTGATGATGATCATTGATAAGCGGGAGAATTTAAAAACGCTTTTTCATTTGGGAGCAACGGTAAGAGAAATTAGAAGGGTTTTTGTCTTACAGGGTTTTCTCCTGACTTTGTTCGGTTTGTCTGTAGGACTTTTTCTGGCGATTCCATTCGTATTGCTACAAAAGAAATATGGTTTCATCATGATCACACAATCATTGGCTTATCCGGTAGAGTTCAGGCTGACCAATGTGCTTGTTGTTATTGCAACAATAGTCATTCTGGGTTATTTGGCATCGAAGATCGCTAGCGCCCGGATTTCCAGGAAACTTGTTGCCGACTAATATAAAACAGGATAGAATTAGTCTCCAAATTTTTCCAGAACTTCTTCAAAGACCTCAAAGACTTCTTCTTTCGTGTCAGAGGTTACCATACGAAGCCTGTATTCTTTGAAGTGCGGAATCCCTTTGAAATAATTGGTGTAGTGCCTGCGTGTTTCAAACAACCCCGCTCTTTCACCGTTCCAGCCCATGGCCATTTCAAGATGTCGTTTTGCCGTTTTGGTCCTTTCTCTAATTCCCGGAGATTCCAGATGCTGGCCTGTTTTAAAATAATGCTTTACCTGGTTAAAGAACCAGGGGTTACCGATACTTGCCCGACCTATCATGGCACCGTCTAAACCATATTCGTCCCGCATTAGAATTGCTTTTTCGGGAGAGTCTACGTCACCATTCCCAAATACGGGAATATGCATTCTTTGATTATTTTTTACATCCGCAATTGGTTCCCAGTCTGCCACACCTTTATACATCTGGGCTCTCGTCCTTCCATGGATGGCTATGGCCTGTATTCCTACATCCTGTAATCTTTCTGCGACATCCTGAATATAAATTGAATCATGATCCCAGCCTAAGCGTGTTTTTACGGTAACAGGCAGATGGGTGTGTTTAACCATAGCTTCGCTCAATTTTACCATTAGAGGGATGTCTTTGAGGATCCCGGCACCTGCGCCCTTGCTGACAACCTTTTTAACGGGACAGCCAAAATTAATATCGATAAAATCAGGGCTTGACCGTTCAACGATCTCTACCGTTTTAAGCATAGAGTCCAGGTTGGCGCCAAAAATCTGAATACCAACGGGTCTTTCCTTATCGTAAATATCAAGTTTCTGAACACTCTTGGCGGCGTCTCTGATCAATCCTTCAGAAGATATAAATTCTGTGTATACAACATCAGCACCATTTTCCTTGCATAAAGCACGAAACGGCGGATCACTCACATCCTCCATGGGAGCGAGCAATAAAGGAAAATCTCCAAGATCTATATTGCCTATTTTTGCCAAGTTTTCTGTTTTGGCTGCAAAATTACATAAATTTTAGACATTAAATTTCACTTCAAATTCAATTTGAAATGGTTTTCGCCTTGCACAGTCAATCCATCTTCTTTTTATGGGTGAGTATAATTGCAAAAAGTGTATTTTTGATTTCAAAATTAAATCAATCTATGAAACTAAAATTATATTCCCTTGTTATTTTTATTGCGTTTGCGGCATGTAAATCTTCAAAAAGTAAACAAGGTTATGACGGATATTCGGGAGCGACAAAAATTGAGAATGTTCTGCATTATCCCAAAGAGAAGCATCTGAAGAATGTGAGGCAGTTAACCTTTGGGGGTGACAATGCAGAAGCATACTGGAGCTTTGACAGTTCTAAACTCGTTTTCCAGGCAAACAACAAAGCCTGGGGCCTGGAATGTGATCAGATTTTTATGATGGATGCCTCCCAGCCGCTAGACAGCAGTGAGATTCCTCAATTAATCAGCACAGGGAAGGGAAGAACGACCTGCAGTTATTTTTTACCAGGTAATGAAACCATTGTTTACTCCTCCACACATTTGGCCGATGATGCCTGCCCGCCGGTTCCAAAAAAGGAGGATTACGGAAATAAATATATATGGCCGGTTTATGAAGGATATGACATCTTTATAGCGGATACAAAGGGAAACCAGCTCAAGCAGCTCACATTTGAGGATGGTTATGACGCGGAACCAACGGTGTCCCCAAAGGGAGACCGAATCGTTTTTACTTCTACCAGAACTGGAGATCTTGAGTTATTTACCATGGCTATTGACGGAAGTGATGTAAAACAGGTCACCCATGAACTTGGATATGACGGGGGTGCATTCTTCTCACCTGACGGCACCAAGTTGATATTTAGATCCTCTAGACCGAAAACCGAGGAGGAAATTAAGGAATACAAGGACCTTTTGTCCAAAGGCCTCGTTCAGCCTACCAATATGGAACTTTATGTATGCAACGTTGACGGGAGTGACCTTAAAAAGATCACAGATCTTGGCAGCGCCAACTGGGCTCCATTTTTTCATCCCTCAGGGAAAAAAGTGTTAT
This DNA window, taken from Lutimonas zeaxanthinifaciens, encodes the following:
- the rbfA gene encoding 30S ribosome-binding factor RbfA, with the translated sequence METNRQKKIAGVIQRDLVDILQGAARDGMKGVVISVTKVHVTTDLGQAKAYLSIFPSDKKDEIMKGIVANTGMIRHALAVRTKNQLRRMPELLFFVDDSLDYIEDIDQALKGEDDPIKNVDSSIQKKKR
- a CDS encoding ABC transporter permease; this translates as MLILQYKRKRDSLNFPLYIAKRYLRSKSSNNAINIITLIATLGVIVSAIALFIVLSVFSGLKDFSLSFIRTADPDLKITSVEGKSFYFDQDLEKKLMQDKIKAYSKVIEERVFLSYGEKSHIASIKGVDSNYLGVNRLDTAVYFGNWVNYDAKYTVVVGSAISSALSIGTYDFLDYLKIYVPKPGKGYITNPKTAFSQVAAQTIGIYRLTDDIDKKFVYSNLELAQDLLNYENNQVSAIEIKVADGFDARKVQNELQETLGSDFKIRTRQQLNSVFYKMLNTENLVSYLVFTLILIIALFNVIGAIVMMIIDKRENLKTLFHLGATVREIRRVFVLQGFLLTLFGLSVGLFLAIPFVLLQKKYGFIMITQSLAYPVEFRLTNVLVVIATIVILGYLASKIASARISRKLVAD
- the dusB gene encoding tRNA dihydrouridine synthase DusB; this translates as MAKIGNIDLGDFPLLLAPMEDVSDPPFRALCKENGADVVYTEFISSEGLIRDAAKSVQKLDIYDKERPVGIQIFGANLDSMLKTVEIVERSSPDFIDINFGCPVKKVVSKGAGAGILKDIPLMVKLSEAMVKHTHLPVTVKTRLGWDHDSIYIQDVAERLQDVGIQAIAIHGRTRAQMYKGVADWEPIADVKNNQRMHIPVFGNGDVDSPEKAILMRDEYGLDGAMIGRASIGNPWFFNQVKHYFKTGQHLESPGIRERTKTAKRHLEMAMGWNGERAGLFETRRHYTNYFKGIPHFKEYRLRMVTSDTKEEVFEVFEEVLEKFGD
- a CDS encoding TolB family protein, whose product is MKLKLYSLVIFIAFAACKSSKSKQGYDGYSGATKIENVLHYPKEKHLKNVRQLTFGGDNAEAYWSFDSSKLVFQANNKAWGLECDQIFMMDASQPLDSSEIPQLISTGKGRTTCSYFLPGNETIVYSSTHLADDACPPVPKKEDYGNKYIWPVYEGYDIFIADTKGNQLKQLTFEDGYDAEPTVSPKGDRIVFTSTRTGDLELFTMAIDGSDVKQVTHELGYDGGAFFSPDGTKLIFRSSRPKTEEEIKEYKDLLSKGLVQPTNMELYVCNVDGSDLKKITDLGSANWAPFFHPSGKKVLFSSNHVSKRSFNLFMINIDGTGLEQVTYDTVFDAFPMFSPDGKKLVFSSNRNNNGTRDTNLFVADWVE